In one Aromatoleum aromaticum EbN1 genomic region, the following are encoded:
- a CDS encoding BON domain-containing protein has translation MMKRHRSQPTRQHDEEVRRGQGGPGMPGPGYGKPPAVYGQGEGSGSRQPQQLQDSQRGFDDGGSAGGYGSVREGSFGGRTSQEYGRSGQDPNLQDWRRGNPGGSLEGGGYGGNRPYHGVSGDADYGPVDPTPGRFQQGGLRGGFGAGDYGSSQGQWIQDQELPYVGSPSCSRTPQYRGMPLWSGAGRGRQGPKGYSRSDERLREVVCERLMQDRSLDVTEVSVNVSDGCVTLEGTVPERYMKHVIEDVADSCWGVKDIENHLRIRAPEPPAGAESFARFEASSNRAAQETGASSGRSVSGQPEPGDSGGRGSSSGESKGQSRE, from the coding sequence ATGATGAAACGACATCGTTCGCAACCAACACGGCAGCACGACGAAGAGGTCCGCCGCGGACAAGGTGGCCCCGGCATGCCGGGGCCGGGTTATGGCAAACCCCCCGCTGTGTACGGACAGGGCGAGGGCAGCGGATCGCGCCAGCCGCAACAGCTGCAGGACAGCCAGCGCGGTTTCGACGACGGGGGTTCGGCAGGAGGCTATGGCTCGGTGCGGGAAGGCTCGTTCGGCGGACGCACGAGCCAGGAATACGGACGGTCCGGCCAGGACCCTAACCTCCAGGACTGGCGCAGGGGCAACCCGGGCGGGAGTCTCGAAGGGGGTGGGTACGGCGGCAACCGGCCGTATCACGGGGTTTCCGGCGACGCGGACTACGGCCCGGTGGACCCCACTCCGGGGCGCTTCCAGCAGGGCGGCCTGCGCGGCGGCTTCGGCGCGGGCGACTACGGGTCGTCGCAAGGCCAGTGGATTCAGGACCAGGAATTGCCGTACGTCGGCAGCCCGTCCTGCAGCCGCACCCCGCAATACCGCGGCATGCCGCTGTGGAGCGGCGCCGGGCGCGGCCGGCAGGGGCCGAAAGGCTATTCGCGTTCCGACGAGCGTCTTCGCGAAGTCGTCTGCGAGCGCCTCATGCAGGACCGGTCGCTCGACGTCACCGAGGTCTCGGTGAATGTTTCGGACGGCTGCGTCACGCTCGAAGGGACCGTTCCGGAGCGCTACATGAAGCACGTGATCGAAGACGTCGCGGACAGTTGCTGGGGCGTGAAGGACATCGAAAACCACCTGCGCATCCGCGCTCCGGAGCCTCCGGCGGGAGCGGAGTCGTTCGCCCGTTTCGAGGCATCGTCGAATCGGGCCGCGCAGGAAACCGGAGCTTCGTCCGGGCGATCGGTATCCGGGCAACCGGAGCCGGGCGATTCGGGCGGACGAGGAAGCTCCTC
- a CDS encoding PAS domain-containing protein codes for MTIRMGDSVFLPAAAERVPSVWGMRLRQISAYASPAVVVLALIGAVGWFVGMPALGTLGAEFVPFLPTSIVKLLFIAFALRELDRAPAARARFTVAFAAVAVALMSMMALTIGPDPVGMVLSPLLPPAESESIYSPSGPAVGTATTYLLLSAALALAPLSDSRLVAISRLLAVAVGGVALVAVVGLTFHFVRLNLAIPSVGIALPVALALLITSFSLLLRNPPPRFIQLLEHDSPGAVIFRRLLPVAIAVPLLAGWLQALGQRFGWFGVIEGEGVVAVAMIVACTVLILWTAARLDEMNTDRSIAEIRANTQQQWLEVTLATIEDAVITVNNEMRVGFLNPAAETLLDVKVGDAIGRDLQELVVLVDEATDQPMGSPFARAFSELGQVTISGEPGLRMRDGSVRAVEATATPIRDWKGGINGGVLVLRDARAHRAREHADRQAYAALDRRVGDRTRALERTMSVLRESTTLLRTIAASTPELIVAKSREGRIMMVNPAALQAMGLSRAQVVGHKEESLFGSSEEMRRILENDRRVIETRRPIVVEESRTTRAGTRTFLVTKSPLRDSQGHVFGLVGVSKDITERKRAQRELEQLLVAEHRLRGEAERANRAKDEFLAIVSHELRSPLNALKGWSQVLTASGNPEPATVLRAAEAIKRNIDHQARLIDDLLDTSRIISGKLELNSRRVNLVEIVHAAIDLSWDTAKAKRIELRVDTACPSLMINGDHDRLQQIVINLLANALKFTPEGGWVELRLAQGETSVILSVADSGVGIEAGFLPHVFDRFSQADTSMTRRHQGLGIGLALVRNLVELHGGAVRVESAGPGCGSVFTVELPRPVQDALPGESPEAREGRPPRIALEGVDVLVVDDEADAREVMTLILSQAGAHVRTFSSGTELLAELARPDAVSLPAILLLDIAMPGDSGFSVLQRVRELASLPFIPAVAVTALSRLDRTRFELAGFQECVGKPVEARILIETIAATLDVADLDAQRRQASAA; via the coding sequence ATGACGATTCGAATGGGCGATAGCGTCTTCCTTCCCGCTGCCGCGGAACGGGTCCCGAGCGTCTGGGGGATGCGGCTCCGGCAAATCTCCGCGTATGCCAGTCCCGCCGTCGTGGTGCTGGCGCTGATCGGCGCAGTGGGGTGGTTTGTCGGGATGCCCGCTCTGGGAACGCTGGGAGCGGAGTTCGTGCCGTTCTTGCCGACCAGCATCGTCAAGCTCCTGTTCATTGCCTTCGCGTTGCGCGAGCTCGATCGCGCGCCGGCCGCGCGCGCACGTTTCACCGTCGCCTTCGCGGCCGTTGCCGTCGCGCTGATGTCGATGATGGCGCTGACGATCGGACCGGATCCGGTCGGCATGGTCCTGTCGCCCCTGCTGCCGCCGGCCGAATCCGAATCCATTTATTCCCCTTCCGGGCCGGCTGTCGGGACAGCCACCACCTACCTCCTCCTTTCCGCAGCGCTGGCGCTCGCGCCCCTGAGCGACTCCCGCCTGGTCGCGATCTCGCGGCTGCTCGCGGTGGCCGTCGGCGGCGTCGCGCTGGTGGCGGTAGTCGGGCTGACTTTCCATTTCGTCCGCCTGAACCTCGCGATCCCTTCGGTCGGCATCGCGCTGCCGGTGGCGCTGGCGCTGCTGATCACGAGCTTCAGCCTGCTGTTGAGGAATCCGCCGCCGCGGTTCATACAGTTGCTCGAGCACGATTCGCCCGGCGCGGTGATTTTCCGCCGCCTGCTGCCGGTCGCCATCGCCGTGCCGCTCTTGGCCGGTTGGCTGCAGGCACTGGGTCAGCGCTTCGGATGGTTCGGCGTGATCGAGGGCGAAGGGGTCGTGGCAGTTGCGATGATCGTCGCGTGCACGGTCCTGATCCTGTGGACTGCTGCCCGGCTCGACGAGATGAACACCGACCGTTCGATTGCCGAGATCCGCGCCAACACGCAGCAGCAGTGGCTGGAGGTCACGCTTGCCACCATCGAGGACGCGGTCATCACCGTCAATAACGAGATGCGTGTCGGGTTCCTCAACCCTGCAGCGGAGACGTTGCTCGATGTCAAGGTCGGCGACGCGATCGGCCGCGATCTGCAGGAGCTGGTCGTGCTCGTCGACGAAGCGACCGACCAGCCGATGGGATCACCGTTCGCGAGGGCATTTTCCGAGCTGGGCCAGGTGACGATCAGCGGGGAACCGGGACTGCGCATGCGCGATGGCAGCGTGCGCGCGGTGGAGGCGACCGCGACGCCGATCCGCGACTGGAAAGGCGGAATCAACGGCGGTGTGCTGGTGCTCCGCGACGCGCGCGCCCATCGCGCGCGGGAACATGCGGACCGGCAGGCCTACGCCGCTCTCGACCGGCGCGTCGGCGACCGCACGCGGGCGTTGGAACGAACCATGTCGGTGCTGCGCGAGAGCACGACGCTGCTGCGCACGATCGCTGCAAGCACCCCGGAGCTGATCGTCGCGAAAAGTCGCGAAGGCCGCATCATGATGGTCAATCCAGCCGCGCTGCAGGCGATGGGGTTGAGTCGCGCGCAGGTCGTCGGGCACAAGGAAGAGAGTCTTTTCGGCAGCTCCGAGGAAATGCGGCGCATCCTCGAAAACGACCGCCGCGTCATCGAGACGCGCCGGCCGATCGTCGTCGAGGAATCGCGCACGACACGCGCCGGCACGCGCACTTTCCTCGTGACGAAGTCGCCGCTGCGCGACTCCCAGGGGCACGTGTTCGGGCTCGTCGGCGTGTCCAAGGACATCACCGAGCGCAAGCGTGCGCAGCGCGAACTCGAACAGCTGCTCGTCGCCGAACACCGTCTGCGCGGTGAGGCCGAACGCGCCAACCGCGCGAAGGACGAGTTCCTCGCGATCGTTTCGCACGAGCTGCGTTCGCCGCTGAACGCGCTCAAAGGCTGGAGCCAGGTGCTGACCGCGTCGGGCAATCCCGAACCGGCGACGGTGCTGCGCGCGGCGGAGGCGATCAAGCGCAACATCGACCATCAGGCGCGGTTGATTGACGACCTTCTCGACACGTCGCGGATCATCAGCGGCAAGCTCGAGCTGAACAGCCGCCGCGTGAATCTCGTCGAAATCGTCCACGCGGCGATCGACCTTTCGTGGGATACGGCGAAGGCGAAACGGATCGAGCTGCGCGTCGATACCGCTTGCCCCTCGCTGATGATCAATGGCGACCACGACCGGCTGCAGCAGATCGTCATCAACTTGCTCGCGAACGCGCTGAAGTTCACGCCCGAAGGCGGCTGGGTCGAGCTGCGCCTGGCCCAGGGCGAGACGTCGGTGATCCTGTCGGTCGCGGATTCCGGGGTCGGCATCGAGGCCGGCTTTCTGCCGCACGTGTTCGACCGCTTCAGCCAGGCCGACACGTCGATGACGCGTCGTCACCAGGGCCTCGGGATCGGGCTTGCGCTGGTGCGCAATCTGGTCGAACTCCACGGCGGCGCAGTGCGCGTCGAGAGCGCCGGGCCGGGCTGCGGGTCGGTATTCACGGTGGAACTGCCCCGCCCGGTGCAGGACGCCCTGCCGGGCGAATCGCCCGAGGCGCGGGAAGGCCGTCCGCCGCGCATTGCGCTCGAAGGTGTCGACGTGCTGGTTGTCGATGACGAGGCGGACGCGCGCGAAGTGATGACGTTGATCCTGTCGCAGGCCGGTGCGCACGTGCGCACCTTCAGTTCCGGCACCGAGCTCCTCGCGGAGCTCGCCCGGCCGGATGCCGTCAGCCTGCCGGCAATCCTGCTGCTCGACATAGCGATGCCGGGCGACAGCGGCTTCAGCGTGCTGCAGCGCGTGCGCGAGCTGGCTTCGCTGCCGTTCATCCCGGCAGTCGCAGTGACCGCCCTGAGTCGCCTCGACCGCACGCGCTTCGAACTCGCCGGCTTCCAGGAATGCGTCGGCAAACCGGTCGAGGCGCGGATCCTGATCGAGACCATCGCCGCGACACTCGACGTCGCGGACCTCGACGCGCAACGCCGCCAGGCATCGGCGGCGTGA
- a CDS encoding phage holin family protein, translated as MMAAETYETGPADPSLPGLLRRVKSLVKAYVSLVVVDARHAVHQVIAVLCVAIVAAVLVVTAWLAFVVAVAGWLLQDGISWPGVLACAGLLNIVAAALAGTWLWHQLKRNPPLAATLRQVEGEPLRGDRQ; from the coding sequence ATGATGGCGGCGGAAACGTACGAGACAGGCCCTGCGGACCCTTCGCTGCCAGGCCTGTTGCGGCGGGTCAAAAGTCTGGTCAAAGCGTACGTATCGCTGGTCGTCGTCGACGCCCGCCATGCGGTGCATCAGGTCATCGCAGTGTTGTGCGTCGCGATCGTGGCCGCGGTGCTGGTCGTCACGGCGTGGCTCGCATTCGTCGTCGCCGTCGCCGGCTGGCTGCTCCAGGACGGCATTTCGTGGCCCGGAGTGCTGGCGTGCGCGGGACTGCTCAACATCGTCGCAGCGGCGCTCGCGGGCACGTGGCTGTGGCATCAGCTCAAGCGCAATCCGCCGCTTGCCGCAACGTTGCGGCAAGTCGAAGGCGAGCCGCTGCGCGGAGACAGACAATGA